Proteins encoded together in one Undibacterium sp. CCC3.4 window:
- the cobO gene encoding cob(I)yrinic acid a,c-diamide adenosyltransferase has product MSTTLPVTAEADINSRHQRRMERKKALMDEKIEQAQRTTGVLIIHTGNGKGKSSSAFGMVMRALGHGMKVGVVQFIKGALATGEEIFLRRFPDEVSFHAMGEGYTWVTQNRERDMEKAALAWEQAKKFLSDPEIGLVVLDELNIALKYHYLDLATVMADLDARPEMQHVVVTGRGALPELIAIADTVSEMQPLKHAFQEGIVAQAGVEW; this is encoded by the coding sequence ATGAGCACAACACTCCCAGTTACGGCAGAGGCCGATATCAATAGCCGCCATCAACGCCGTATGGAACGCAAGAAAGCCTTGATGGATGAAAAAATCGAGCAAGCCCAGCGTACTACCGGCGTGCTGATCATCCATACCGGCAATGGCAAGGGTAAAAGTTCGAGTGCCTTCGGCATGGTCATGCGTGCGCTTGGTCATGGCATGAAGGTTGGCGTGGTACAGTTCATCAAAGGGGCGCTGGCCACTGGAGAAGAGATTTTTTTGCGACGTTTTCCTGATGAAGTGTCCTTTCATGCGATGGGTGAAGGCTATACCTGGGTGACACAGAATCGTGAACGCGACATGGAAAAAGCGGCCTTGGCCTGGGAACAAGCGAAAAAATTTCTCAGTGATCCGGAAATCGGTTTGGTGGTACTCGATGAATTGAATATCGCCCTCAAATACCATTACTTAGATCTCGCGACCGTGATGGCCGACCTCGATGCGCGTCCGGAGATGCAGCATGTGGTGGTGACTGGGCGAGGTGCTTTGCCGGAATTGATCGCCATCGCCGATACGGTCAGCGAAATGCAGCCGCTCAAACATGCCTTCCAAGAGGGGATTGTCGCGCAGGCGGGGGTCGAATGGTAA
- a CDS encoding ABC transporter ATP-binding protein yields MEVRGLSLQIGARILVEQLNLTLAAGECWCIIGRNGAGKSSLLRTLAGLRQPQAGSIFLQQKNVKDWPLLALAQARAFLPQARSDAFAYRVIDSVLTARHPYQGQQYWESEQDLQCAHAALAQLDVAELAERDVRSLSGGERQRVAIAAVLAQDAQLMLLDEPATALDLAHQVSVMQLFSDQCRQQNKTVVMVSHDLNLAHRIATHALLLHGDGSWQAGCAAEVLRAEPLSACLGHEIDSFKHQGQTIFLPKQIAKEST; encoded by the coding sequence ATGGAAGTTCGTGGACTCAGCCTGCAGATAGGCGCGCGCATTTTGGTGGAACAATTGAATTTGACTCTTGCTGCCGGCGAGTGCTGGTGCATTATCGGTCGCAATGGTGCCGGCAAAAGCAGCTTGCTGCGCACCCTGGCTGGATTGCGCCAGCCACAAGCTGGCAGTATCTTCTTGCAGCAAAAGAATGTGAAGGATTGGCCTTTGCTGGCGCTGGCACAGGCACGTGCATTTTTACCGCAAGCGCGCAGCGATGCCTTTGCCTACCGCGTGATCGACAGTGTGCTCACGGCGCGCCATCCGTATCAGGGCCAGCAGTACTGGGAATCGGAGCAAGATCTGCAATGTGCGCACGCGGCATTGGCGCAGCTCGATGTGGCCGAATTGGCCGAGCGCGATGTGCGTAGTCTTTCGGGCGGCGAGCGTCAACGGGTGGCGATTGCTGCCGTGCTGGCGCAGGATGCTCAATTAATGCTGCTCGACGAACCGGCCACTGCGCTCGATCTGGCGCATCAGGTCAGTGTCATGCAGCTGTTTTCAGATCAATGCAGACAACAAAATAAAACCGTCGTGATGGTCAGCCATGATCTCAATCTCGCTCATCGTATCGCCACCCATGCCTTGCTGTTGCATGGCGATGGCAGCTGGCAAGCCGGCTGCGCGGCTGAAGTGCTGCGCGCCGAGCCATTGAGCGCTTGCTTAGGCCACGAGATCGACAGCTTCAAGCATCAAGGGCAGACCATTTTTCTACCTAAACAAATTGCCAAGGAATCCACATGA
- the cobU gene encoding bifunctional adenosylcobinamide kinase/adenosylcobinamide-phosphate guanylyltransferase, translating to MRCHLIFGGARSGKSAYAEKLAAKLSADGGRQVIYIATAAAGDSDSEMQSRIAHHRQRRPAGWITLEQPLELGTAIRRYSSPRHILLIDCLTLWLSNCVLSNATEFPDIGSINSPPLFLEQRAALLSALSAAAGEVILVSNEVGMGIVPMGALSRWFVDEAGRLNQALAAECEQVVWVAAGLPLLLKGQQC from the coding sequence ATGAGATGTCATTTGATCTTCGGTGGAGCGCGTTCCGGGAAGAGCGCCTATGCAGAAAAATTGGCTGCGAAATTGAGTGCGGATGGTGGCCGTCAAGTGATTTACATCGCCACCGCCGCCGCCGGCGACAGCGACAGCGAAATGCAAAGCCGCATCGCGCATCACCGGCAACGTCGGCCGGCAGGCTGGATCACGCTGGAGCAGCCGCTGGAATTGGGCACGGCGATTCGTCGCTACAGCTCGCCACGGCATATTTTGCTGATCGATTGTCTGACGCTGTGGTTGTCGAATTGCGTGCTCTCGAATGCCACTGAATTTCCTGATATCGGCAGCATCAATTCGCCGCCGCTATTCCTCGAACAACGCGCCGCCTTGCTCAGTGCCTTGTCGGCGGCGGCCGGCGAGGTGATTCTGGTGTCGAATGAAGTGGGGATGGGTATCGTGCCGATGGGGGCGTTGTCGCGCTGGTTCGTCGATGAAGCGGGGCGGCTCAATCAGGCGCTGGCGGCCGAATGCGAACAAGTGGTCTGGGTGGCGGCCGGCTTACCGCTGTTACTCAAAGGGCAGCAATGCTGA
- the cobD gene encoding threonine-phosphate decarboxylase CobD, with protein MRETLLEHGGNLHDAVGNFGRPLEQWLDLSTGINPHYYPVPPLAADVWHRLPETSKALLDAACACYRAPRMLAVAGSQAAIQALPRLRAIARVVVAAPSYAEHAHQWRCAGHAVSEIAYSELEAAIDQADVVVLCNPNNPTGASVAPAQLLAWAARLAQRGGWLVVDEAFGDTMPALSVCPHSGVAGLIVLRSVGKFFGLAGIRVGFVAAEAKLLHRLAAWLGPWTLNGPAQQIACAALSDRVWQSEMRQTLADAGQGLRALLHAHGFASSGTDLFQWVSDRDLAGRTELLWRFMAERGIWLRWFAAGAQRPHGLRFGLPGTAAGWERLSLALNEWSQHAH; from the coding sequence ATGCGTGAAACTTTACTTGAACATGGCGGTAATTTGCACGATGCCGTAGGTAATTTCGGCCGCCCGCTGGAACAATGGCTTGATCTCTCTACCGGTATCAATCCGCATTATTATCCGGTGCCGCCACTGGCTGCCGATGTTTGGCACCGCTTGCCGGAAACCTCGAAGGCACTGCTCGATGCCGCCTGCGCCTGTTACCGTGCACCACGCATGTTGGCAGTGGCCGGTAGCCAAGCGGCGATTCAGGCCTTGCCCCGTTTGCGCGCGATCGCACGCGTGGTAGTGGCGGCACCATCATATGCCGAACACGCGCATCAATGGCGTTGCGCCGGTCATGCCGTGAGCGAAATTGCTTATTCTGAGTTGGAGGCGGCGATCGATCAGGCCGATGTCGTGGTGCTGTGCAATCCGAATAATCCTACCGGTGCCAGCGTGGCCCCGGCCCAGTTGCTGGCTTGGGCGGCCCGATTGGCGCAACGCGGTGGCTGGCTGGTGGTCGATGAAGCATTTGGCGATACCATGCCGGCCCTGAGTGTGTGCCCGCATAGCGGTGTAGCCGGCTTGATCGTGCTGCGCTCAGTCGGTAAGTTTTTTGGTCTGGCCGGCATTCGGGTCGGCTTCGTCGCCGCAGAAGCAAAGCTGCTGCATCGGCTCGCCGCTTGGTTGGGGCCTTGGACCCTCAACGGACCGGCCCAGCAGATCGCCTGTGCTGCCCTCAGTGACCGCGTCTGGCAGAGCGAGATGCGGCAAACCCTGGCGGATGCTGGCCAAGGCTTGCGCGCGCTGTTGCATGCCCATGGCTTTGCCAGCAGTGGAACCGACTTGTTTCAGTGGGTCAGCGACCGCGATCTCGCAGGCCGCACCGAACTGCTGTGGCGTTTCATGGCCGAGCGCGGAATTTGGTTGCGCTGGTTTGCCGCTGGCGCGCAGCGCCCACATGGTTTGCGCTTCGGCTTGCCGGGCACGGCCGCCGGTTGGGAACGCTTGAGTCTTGCTTTGAACGAATGGAGTCAGCATGCCCACTGA
- a CDS encoding cobalamin-binding protein: protein MPTEWFSKSTLRLCGTLCLMAFSATAAALSVTDDLGNTVNLKVPARRIISLAPHVTELLFAAGAGSQIVATVKYSDYPEAAKAIPRIGDLRQIDMERVLALKPDLLVVWTHGAFDRQMQALREAGIPLFFSEPQRLEQIPDTLIKLGRLSGTETTAQAAAADFRSQLQALKVKYAQTKPPSAPLKIFYQVWAKPLYTLNDSHIASDAMRLCGAENVFGRLPAIAPLVDVEAVLKSNPDLIIDAESTSQHNNGLQQWKAFPSLAANKNQHLVTLDGDLLNRPGPRILAGARAICEVLEHIRHPLAGVK, encoded by the coding sequence ATGCCCACTGAGTGGTTTTCCAAGTCGACGCTGCGCCTGTGCGGCACCCTGTGTTTGATGGCGTTCAGCGCCACTGCCGCCGCGCTCAGCGTTACCGATGATCTCGGCAATACTGTCAATTTGAAAGTGCCGGCGCGCCGCATCATCAGCTTGGCACCGCATGTTACCGAGCTTTTGTTCGCCGCCGGTGCCGGTTCGCAGATCGTGGCGACGGTTAAATACAGTGATTATCCGGAAGCGGCCAAAGCCATTCCGCGCATCGGTGATTTGCGGCAGATTGACATGGAACGTGTGCTGGCCTTGAAACCTGATCTGTTGGTGGTCTGGACCCATGGTGCCTTCGACCGGCAAATGCAGGCGCTGCGCGAAGCCGGGATTCCCTTGTTTTTCAGCGAACCGCAGCGACTTGAGCAGATTCCCGATACCCTCATCAAACTCGGGCGCTTGAGCGGTACCGAGACGACGGCGCAGGCTGCCGCGGCAGATTTTCGCAGTCAACTGCAAGCGCTCAAAGTAAAGTATGCGCAGACCAAGCCGCCGAGCGCGCCGCTGAAGATTTTCTACCAAGTCTGGGCGAAACCGCTCTACACCCTCAATGACAGTCATATCGCCAGCGATGCCATGCGTTTGTGCGGCGCTGAGAATGTGTTCGGACGTTTGCCGGCGATCGCGCCCTTGGTTGACGTCGAAGCCGTCTTGAAAAGTAATCCGGATCTGATCATCGATGCCGAAAGCACGAGTCAACATAATAATGGCTTGCAACAATGGAAAGCTTTCCCCAGTTTAGCCGCCAATAAAAATCAGCATCTGGTCACGCTCGATGGCGATCTCTTGAACCGTCCGGGGCCGCGGATACTGGCCGGCGCGCGCGCCATCTGCGAAGTCCTCGAACACATTCGCCACCCGCTGGCCGGAGTAAAATAA
- the cbiB gene encoding adenosylcobinamide-phosphate synthase CbiB, which yields MLSGMLVLAALLLGLLLDSCFGEVRRWHPLVGFGSLAQRLEQRWNRPAAGRWRGACAWALLVLPPVLALQAALWALARYSVFLAVLAHALLLYFCLGLRSLKEHNLPIQAALEQDDLATARRLTSYIVSRDTGHADAASLAKASVESLLENGADAVFASVFWFLLLGGAGAVLHRLTNTLDAMWGYRSERWLRFGCVAARSDDVLNWVPARLTALSYAVLGDTKLALQCWRRQAPAWDSPNAGPVMAAGAGALGVQLGGRARYDGIDEIRPPLGQGRAALAADITRAWQLVRAVLYLWCGALSLLALGRVLFTVGINYA from the coding sequence ATGCTCAGTGGAATGCTGGTGTTGGCCGCGCTGTTGCTCGGCCTGCTGCTTGATTCCTGCTTTGGAGAAGTCCGGCGTTGGCATCCCTTGGTTGGTTTCGGTAGCTTGGCGCAGCGCTTGGAACAGCGCTGGAATCGACCGGCTGCCGGACGCTGGCGCGGGGCCTGCGCCTGGGCGCTGTTGGTGCTGCCGCCGGTGCTGGCGCTGCAAGCCGCGCTCTGGGCCTTGGCGCGTTATAGTGTTTTCTTGGCCGTGCTTGCACATGCCTTGTTGCTGTATTTTTGTCTTGGCTTGCGCAGCTTGAAGGAACATAATTTACCGATCCAAGCCGCGCTCGAACAAGATGATTTAGCCACCGCACGGCGTCTGACTTCGTATATCGTCAGCCGCGATACCGGCCATGCCGATGCGGCCAGTTTGGCCAAGGCCAGTGTTGAATCGCTGTTGGAAAACGGTGCCGATGCCGTATTTGCCAGTGTATTTTGGTTTCTGTTACTCGGCGGTGCAGGCGCAGTGCTGCATCGTTTGACGAATACCCTCGATGCCATGTGGGGTTATCGGTCCGAGCGCTGGCTGCGCTTCGGTTGTGTGGCGGCGCGCAGTGACGATGTGCTCAATTGGGTACCGGCCCGGCTGACGGCACTGAGTTATGCTGTGCTCGGTGATACCAAGCTGGCCTTGCAGTGTTGGCGGCGTCAAGCCCCGGCTTGGGATAGCCCGAATGCCGGGCCGGTGATGGCCGCCGGTGCCGGCGCACTCGGTGTGCAACTCGGTGGTCGCGCGCGTTATGACGGTATCGATGAAATTCGGCCGCCGCTCGGTCAGGGCAGGGCAGCGCTGGCAGCGGACATCACGCGCGCCTGGCAGTTAGTGCGCGCAGTGCTGTATTTGTGGTGCGGCGCGCTCAGCTTGCTGGCCCTCGGCCGCGTGCTATTTACTGTAGGAATCAACTATGCGTGA
- a CDS encoding cobyrinate a,c-diamide synthase, translating into MVSHIAKAVLISAIASGQGKTTVTAALARKLVQAGKRVRIFKSGPDFIDPMLLARACGGAVDNLDLWMVGAATCQAKLAQAAAQADVILIEGVMGLYDGAPSSADLAQAFGVPVLAVLDAAAMAQTVGAVALGLRDFGPVVLAGVIANRIASPGHAAMVASAMRDIPLLGSLRGQSVSLPERHLGLVLPDEVAQLDALLDSLAAELDLDLAAWEALPSVSFTAPAMSALPALLAGRRIAIAHDAAFAFLYPDNLACLRELGAELLFFSPLNDAAIPAAADALYLPGGYPELHAAELSRAPRWQASVRAAHAAGLPIWAECGGMMALAESLTDLQGQCWPMAGLLPGKIHMQSRLAGLGGQAWQFEQEQLRGHTFHYSRCDTDLLPLTHTRRQRSDDAGEAIYAVGTLRASYFHAYFRSAPAVAAQLFTVAA; encoded by the coding sequence ATGGTAAGCCATATTGCCAAGGCGGTATTAATCAGCGCGATCGCTTCCGGACAGGGTAAAACCACCGTGACGGCGGCGCTGGCACGTAAGCTGGTGCAAGCTGGAAAGCGCGTACGCATTTTCAAGAGTGGCCCCGACTTCATCGACCCGATGTTGCTGGCGCGGGCCTGCGGGGGCGCGGTCGATAATCTCGATTTGTGGATGGTCGGTGCCGCCACTTGTCAGGCCAAGTTAGCGCAGGCGGCGGCACAGGCTGATGTGATTTTGATCGAAGGGGTGATGGGTCTGTATGACGGCGCGCCATCTTCGGCCGATTTGGCGCAAGCCTTTGGTGTGCCGGTACTGGCCGTTCTCGATGCGGCTGCCATGGCCCAAACAGTCGGTGCAGTGGCGCTGGGTTTGCGTGATTTCGGACCGGTCGTGCTGGCCGGAGTGATCGCCAATCGCATCGCTTCGCCCGGGCATGCCGCCATGGTCGCCAGCGCGATGCGCGATATTCCTTTATTGGGCAGCTTGCGCGGGCAAAGCGTCAGTTTGCCGGAGCGGCATCTCGGTTTGGTCTTGCCTGATGAAGTGGCGCAGCTCGATGCCTTGCTCGACAGTTTAGCCGCCGAACTCGATCTCGATCTGGCGGCGTGGGAAGCGCTGCCTTCGGTCAGTTTCACGGCCCCCGCGATGTCAGCCTTGCCGGCACTGCTGGCGGGACGACGCATCGCCATCGCACATGACGCCGCCTTTGCATTTCTGTATCCCGATAATCTCGCCTGTCTGCGCGAACTCGGTGCCGAGTTACTGTTTTTTTCGCCCTTGAACGATGCCGCGATTCCGGCTGCGGCCGATGCCCTTTATTTACCGGGCGGTTATCCTGAATTGCACGCGGCCGAGCTCAGTCGTGCACCGCGCTGGCAAGCATCCGTGCGCGCGGCCCACGCAGCCGGTCTGCCGATTTGGGCCGAATGCGGCGGTATGATGGCGCTGGCCGAGAGTTTGACCGATCTGCAGGGGCAGTGCTGGCCGATGGCCGGCTTGTTGCCTGGAAAAATACATATGCAAAGCCGCTTGGCCGGCCTCGGCGGGCAAGCATGGCAATTCGAGCAAGAGCAACTGCGCGGGCATACGTTTCATTACTCGCGTTGCGACACCGATTTGCTACCGTTGACCCATACACGTCGCCAGCGTAGTGACGATGCCGGCGAAGCAATCTATGCCGTCGGCACGCTGCGCGCTTCGTATTTTCATGCTTACTTTCGCTCGGCCCCGGCCGTCGCGGCACAGTTGTTCACGGTGGCCGCATGA
- a CDS encoding ABC transporter substrate-binding protein produces the protein MSPYQRIACLSTEAVEVMYALGLEDLVVGISGYTTRPVRARAEKPKISGFSSAKIERILAVQPDLVIAYSNMQAAVCAELVAAGVEVHAYNQRDVAGIFRMISSLACLLDKRIEGQQLCAALRAKISMVEQQSSAWTRRPKIYFEEWNEPLMAGIGWVSDLIELAGGTDVFADLAVHHSAKQRIIADPLEVVRRAPDIIIGSWCGKKFQPAALAARPGWSAIPALRNACVFEIKSADILSPGPAAIEHGLLAIHALIADWQAQNC, from the coding sequence ATGTCTCCCTATCAAAGAATCGCCTGTTTATCGACCGAAGCAGTGGAAGTGATGTATGCGCTCGGGCTCGAGGATTTAGTCGTCGGAATTTCCGGATATACCACGCGACCGGTGCGGGCACGCGCGGAAAAACCCAAGATCAGTGGTTTTTCTTCCGCAAAAATTGAGCGCATTTTGGCGGTACAACCGGATTTGGTCATCGCTTACTCGAATATGCAGGCGGCGGTGTGCGCCGAATTGGTCGCAGCCGGCGTCGAAGTGCATGCCTATAATCAGCGCGACGTCGCCGGAATTTTTCGTATGATCAGCAGCTTGGCATGCTTGCTGGATAAACGCATCGAAGGGCAGCAACTATGTGCTGCTTTACGTGCCAAAATTTCCATGGTCGAGCAACAAAGCAGCGCCTGGACGCGCCGCCCGAAAATCTATTTTGAAGAATGGAATGAGCCGCTCATGGCCGGCATCGGCTGGGTGTCTGACTTGATTGAGCTCGCCGGCGGCACCGATGTGTTTGCCGATCTCGCCGTCCACCACAGCGCCAAACAGCGCATCATCGCCGATCCGCTCGAAGTGGTGCGGCGCGCGCCTGACATCATTATCGGCTCTTGGTGTGGCAAAAAGTTTCAGCCCGCTGCGCTTGCCGCCCGTCCCGGTTGGTCAGCGATTCCGGCGCTCAGGAATGCTTGCGTATTCGAAATCAAATCGGCCGATATTCTCTCTCCCGGGCCGGCCGCTATCGAACATGGTTTGCTGGCGATACATGCGCTGATCGCCGATTGGCAAGCGCAGAACTGCTGA
- a CDS encoding iron ABC transporter permease produces MSYFSLLRRRQWMLPALLVISVLAVLLACLTGSVTLSVAELWHALLELLQGPPTSLAASLLDLRMGRALTAFVVGATLALSGVMMQALLRNPLADPYVLGISGGAAVAALAMILFYGSFWMIDLAAFGGALGVAALLFLLAYRDFRGSGSSDGSAPILLLTGVIVAAGCGALITLMLSIAPDSRLRGMVFWMIGDLSNTQSRTMPWLVLGGVLLFSLRNARAMNVAALHADNAATLGVDVGALRQRLFFCSALLTASAVSTAGSIGFVGLIMPHACRFLLGPDHRLLIPAATLAGGSFLVLADTIARTALAPQQLPVGVITALIGVPLFLLQLHQMRRH; encoded by the coding sequence ATGTCTTATTTCTCTCTTCTGCGGCGCAGGCAGTGGATGTTGCCGGCACTGTTAGTCATCTCGGTGCTGGCTGTGTTGTTGGCCTGCCTGACCGGCTCAGTTACCCTGAGTGTGGCCGAGCTCTGGCATGCTTTGCTGGAATTATTGCAAGGGCCGCCGACTTCGCTGGCTGCCAGCTTGCTCGATTTACGCATGGGGCGCGCGCTGACCGCCTTCGTGGTCGGTGCCACGCTGGCCTTGTCCGGCGTGATGATGCAAGCCTTGTTGCGTAATCCTTTGGCCGATCCGTATGTGCTCGGTATTTCCGGTGGTGCTGCGGTGGCGGCACTGGCAATGATCTTATTTTATGGCAGTTTCTGGATGATTGATCTGGCTGCGTTCGGTGGTGCCCTGGGTGTTGCGGCCTTATTGTTTTTACTCGCGTATCGCGATTTTCGCGGCAGCGGCAGCAGCGATGGCAGTGCCCCGATTTTATTATTGACCGGGGTGATTGTCGCGGCCGGTTGTGGTGCCTTGATTACCCTGATGCTCTCGATCGCTCCCGACAGTCGCTTGCGCGGCATGGTGTTCTGGATGATAGGGGATTTGTCGAATACCCAAAGCCGCACGATGCCGTGGCTAGTCTTGGGCGGCGTGTTGCTGTTTTCGTTACGCAATGCGCGCGCGATGAATGTCGCCGCCCTGCATGCTGATAATGCCGCCACGCTCGGGGTAGATGTCGGCGCGCTGCGCCAGCGCTTGTTTTTTTGTTCGGCCTTGTTAACGGCCAGTGCCGTCAGTACCGCTGGTAGCATTGGCTTCGTTGGCCTCATTATGCCGCATGCCTGCCGCTTTTTACTCGGCCCGGATCATCGCCTGCTGATTCCGGCCGCCACTCTGGCCGGCGGCAGCTTTCTGGTGTTGGCCGATACCATTGCGCGTACCGCCTTGGCACCGCAACAATTACCGGTCGGAGTGATTACCGCGCTCATCGGTGTGCCCTTGTTTTTATTACAGTTACATCAGATGCGGAGGCATTGA